CTCAAACAATGAAATGAAATAAAGATCGAGCCAAAAACATCAAACAGGTCCACTGAATCAGTATGACAGAACTCAAAATCATTCCTAAATCTCAATTAAAATGAGTAATAAGAAAGATGTTTCATGCCCACCAGTCTGGCTAGAGTCAGTGTGACtgacaaaattatcaaaaaaaactCGAGAGTCAGGATACTGACGAGATCATTGTACAGGCGTAGAACACCCACTTAGGAACCCCGCCTACTACTTAAGCTAGCTGGTTTATGGTAATCAAGCAATTATTACCACACTGTTTAAGTAGCCTCCTCATATGCCAAATAGTTCAATGTTGTTGTTGCCTATTAACTTACACAGAGAGAATATCTAACTTATACACACACAAGTATTTGCAAAGAACTAATCTTGCTTCCAATGGCGTGTAGACTTTTACCTTATGAGAATCTCCCCAAGATTTCCAGTAAACTGTCCATCAATGTATTCTTCAGTATTGGCAAGCTGCAATTGAGTTATGCAGATGGACAATAGTTAGTATGGCTCTCAAACAACTAGAACAGAAAAACATCAAATGCCAACAAATTAACAGATCATCAAAAGTGATACCTGTAAGTTCATGTATGAATCTACTGAAACAAGAAAACCTGCAAAATCAATCACAATTTTTAACTAAGTATTAGTTACTACTGTCTCGAACAGATATACAAATGATATTTATCATTGTTAAAAAGCTTCCAACTACATAAACTTAAGAAAAAAGTACCCTTGTACTCCATTCCCCATTTGAGCTTGACCATGACCGTCTTTCCAGTAAGATTGTTTAAGAAAGGTTTCGGATTCACAGGTACGCTCTGAAAAATCTCAACACAAGTAACATAGTAAGAATCACAgcatcaaaacaaaatttttcCCTCTAAAAAAACACTAGAAATTTCGTAAAGACTAAATCAAAGGGGTAATCTGCATAAAACCATACAGTAATCGTAACAAGTGTAATTAAAACCTAGGAAAATTCTTTAACCCCTAATCCCTAAATTTATACGTATTCAACACATTGTTACAAAATATTACAATACAGACAGAGAGAGATAGATATAGAGAGAGGCTTACCGCCATTGATTTGGAGATGAGCAAGAACTGATTTCCTGATAATCCTTCTTGAagaaaatttggggattttttagggtttaagacCGAGAGAAAAcgagaggagaagaaaagaatgAAAACCAAGGGTTCCACttcataataaattaataatacgTAATGTTTTTGAAAGGATCGGTTGCAGAAATAAATAATCTACTATTACATCCCTTGACCTTTGACGTTGACCAACAAGTCCACCGAATCTAGAAAGAAGCATATATGTTTATCCAACGGCTAAAGATGAAGGATGATAAACTCCTTGAAGGAGGACGAACATTGGCTCACTTTTTTTTGTTAGGTTTATTTTCAGTGCAATCATGTGCAACGTTCCATGATTCCTCACCAACAAACAAAATCTAGAATCAGCTTTTCTCACCGCGTTTTACCTAACCACCACACTACATTTCCTATATAAACCACTTCTTAACTCTCACTTCTTCTTCATAGCTCAATAGTTGAGTACATCTCATACTACAAATTAGCTAGTGTTGTtatatcaggaaaaaaaaaaagcctGAGCTATCATCGTTTTCGGTTTTAGTCTTTGTTTTTTTGAGTATTATTATCGGATATTCAAGAAATGAAGACTAAAACACTTGTGTTTAGTATTGCTTTATGCGTTTTATGTGAATGTGTTGTTGGTGGATTACCTAGAAGACCCGTCAATGTTCCATTTCACAAGAGCTACGTTCCGTCATGGTCAAGTCATcatattaggtactttaatgGTGGTGCAAATGTAGATCTCGTGCTCGATAAAGACTCAGGTATATTCATTTTTAAGTTGAGTGCATTTTGGTTCACTAGATATATCTTGCTTTTGCTTACGTTTATGTCTGAAATTAAATGGGTGCAGGAACTGGATTTCAATCAAGGGATTCTTATTTGTTCGGGCATTTTAGTATGAGAATTAAAATGGTTGGAGGTGATTCAGCTGGAGTTGTAACTGCTTTCTAcgtaagataaaaaaaaagaagaaaaaaacatataTAATCCCAAGCTATTTTCATCATTGAGATAACATATGATGTCGTTAAAAATGTTTTAACGGGTGCTTATTTGTTTCGTCAGCTCTCATCACAAAACTCCGAGCACGATGAGATAGATTTT
This DNA window, taken from Papaver somniferum cultivar HN1 chromosome 3, ASM357369v1, whole genome shotgun sequence, encodes the following:
- the LOC113361690 gene encoding probable small nuclear ribonucleoprotein F translates to MASVPVNPKPFLNNLTGKTVMVKLKWGMEYKGFLVSVDSYMNLQLANTEEYIDGQFTGNLGEILIRCNNVLYLRGVAEDEEIEDADKD